CGCGTTCGAGGCGGCCCTTGTGAAGGACGCCGACCTGGCCGAGGCGCAGGCCGGTCTGGGTGAGGCCTTTTGGGGTCTGTACAGTCGAACCGGAGAGCCGGCTTGGGTCGACCGGGCTATCCAGGCCAGCGAGCGGGCGCTGGCGCTCGCGCCCTCCCAGCAGAGGGTTTGGCTAACCCTGGCCCTCGTACACAACGGCACCGGACGAGCGGACCTCGCACTCGAGGATCTCAGGCGCGCGATTTCGCTCCAGCCGAACGGGGACGACGCGTACCGATTGATGGGAGGCGTCCTGAGTGAACTCGGGAGGATGGAGGAGGCGCTTCAGGCCTACGACCAGGCTATCGAGCGCCGGCCCGGATACTGGAGAAACCACCAACGGCGCGGAATCCTCCTCCTGCGCATGGGTCGCTACGACGAGGCGAACCAAGCCTTCGAGACCGTCACCCAGCTACAGCCGGACAGCACGTCGGGCTACCAGGCGCTCGGGACCCTGCTCCAAATCACGGGCGATTTGGAGGGCGCGCGGCAGAACTACGAGAAGGCGCTGCAAATCGCACCGACCGCCGGGTCGTACTCGAACCTCGGCACCATCCACTACTGGGACGGCAGATTCGAGGATGCGGCGGAGGCCTACCGGCATGCCATCGAGCTGTTTCCGCGGAGCGCCTTGTATCACCGAAATCTCGGTGACACCTATACCCGAATGGGACAGATGCATAGCGCCAAGGCATCCTATGGGACGGCCGTCTCGCTCCTGGAGCAGGATCTGGAGGTCAATCCGAAGGATGTCGTCGCGCTCACGGATCTCGCGGTGTGCATGATGAAGATCGGTCAGCTCGGCCGCGCGGAGCAACACATCCACGAGGCGCTCGCGCTCGCGCCCGACGACGGAGACGTGCTCTACGCTCAGTCGGTCGTTGCCGCGCTCGCAGGACGGGCCGAGGAGGCGCTCCCCCTACTGCGACGTGCCGTCGAGAACGGCGTGAGCTTTTACCTGGTGGAGCGCGACGACGACCTCGCGAGCGTCCGCAGCCTTCCCGGCTACGAAGCCTGGCTGCGTTCGTCCTCCTCGCCTAATCGTCAGGGACACCGGCGTTGAGCCCGGCCCTCGACGATCTTTGTAGCGGAAGCAGGGAATCAGAGCCCGGCCCCGGAGGCTGGTCTAAGCGGTCTCTCCCGCTTCGATTGCGCGCAGCATCGTTACATCGACGACGAGCTTCCGCCCGCTCGAGCGCAGAGCGCCCCGCCGGCGAAAATCCGACAGGGTGAGGCTTACCATCTCGCGGCTGGCCCCGATCCAATTGGCGAGATCCTGCTGGCTCAAGGCGACGTCGAGCAAGGTGCCGCCGGCCGCTTCGGGGAGTCCGTAGCGTTCGGCAAGGCAGAGGAGTCGGCGCGCGAGACGCAAGGGAACCCTCTCGAAGACTTGCGTGAGGAGCCTTCGCTCGATCTCGATTCGTCTACGGCCGATGAGACGTGCGATCGATAGGCCCAGAGTTGGTTTTCGCGCGACGATGCGCTCCATGGAAAGCGGAGAAACGGTCTCGACACGGCTATCGGTTATCCCCTCCACGTAGGTGGATGACTCCATGGTCTCGTCACCCACGAGTGACATCTCGCCGAACACGTCCCCGGCGTCGACGAGGTCCAGCAGAATTACCCGCCCTCCATCCGAGAACCTCAGCAGCTTGGCGCGGCCTTCGATCAGCAGATGAAGTCCGCTGAGGGCTCCTTCCTGCAAGGAGAACAGGCGACGTCTCGGAAGTCGCACCCGTCTGGCAGGCAGACCGAAGGCGTCGAGCGACTCGCGTATCTCGCTCACGAGGGAGAGCGACCGTTTGACGTCTATCGCCACAGCAGTTCCCAGCATCATCCACTCCTTCGTCGGGTGGCATGGTGCAAATGTGATGCCAGGACAGGCAGTCACTAACCCTTTGAACAGAAAAGGGTTGACTGATGTCGCTTCGTGATCGCGGCTTCGCGTTTACCGGATCTTGGAGGCTCGTCAAACGTTCGTAAACCGCTCCCGCGCGATGCGGTAGCAGGCATAGACGAAAAGCCACGGATCCACGAGATAGTCCCAGAGGTTCTCCGACGCTCCGAGCTCGAGTCCGAACGACAGCACGGCGGCGACGACCGCGGCCAGCAGAAGTTTCTTCCCGGCAACGAACGCGGAGGCGGTGAGCAAAGCCAGTCCGACCAGCATCACCGGCGCACCGGAGAACCCCAGATCGTAGGGGTCATAGGGACCGAGACCGAGCGCCATCGGATAGAGGAACGACGAGGCGGCGATCACAGTCCAGTAGAGAACCCGCAGCTCTTCCCGCGTCGTTAGCTCGCGCCAGACATACCTCGTGAAGAGAGTCGCTGCCGCCAGCAGCAAGGTCGTGGTGCTCAATCCCGCGATCATCGTGCGAGGGCGTGCCGCCACGCACCCCGAAAGCGCACATGCTCGATTCGCTTCCGGTCCCATGTGTACAGGAGGTGGAGCTCCCCAATGCGCGATTCCAGGAGCCAGGGATAAGCAAGCCTCGGTGCGCCGCCGTCACTCCTTGAGGGTGGCTCGACTTCGAACACGATCCGAAACGTCCGTCCACCGTCCCCCGAGAGCGCGAGCTTCAAATTCCTTCGATCCACCTCGCTGTCGTTGAAGGCGACGAGGACCTGTTTTTCACCGGACCGCAGGGCGAAAATCCCGGCATCGGGGTTCGCGAGCGTAGTTGGCTCGGGTGAAGTAAAGCTCACGCCAGCGTCGGAGCTCCTTGCCGAGAACACGCGGGCCAGCCGCGCATGGCTCTGGCGAAAGAGCGCGACGGCGTCGCTCGACGTCAACGGTACGACCACGGGTTGATAGAGCGATCGTCCCCACGACAGACGGGTCTTCGACACGATCCGTCCATCCGGATCCAAGCGGAGCAGCTCCCCGAATTTGCCGATGAGCTCGTGGTAAACCGGAACGCCCATCGTCCCGTCTCGATACAGAAACGCGGCCCCGCGAACGAGGGTGCCAAGGTTGAGAAAAGGTGAGGTGACCAACCGGCGGGCGCGAGACCAGCTTGCGCCCTCGTCGTCCGACACCTTGTAGTTGATTGCGCTTCCCGACCAACCTCCCACGCTCACGCTCACGAAGAAAAGCCACAGGCGCCCGTTCCCGTCGCGGGTCACCATCGGGTTGCCGAGTTTGCGGATATAGCGCCCGAGCTCTCTGCCCGCCGACCTGCGGCTGACCAGTACCTCATCGGCGCTCCAACGGCCCGTCTGCGGCTCGAAAACGGCCGTGTAGATCGATACATCCTTGGCTCCCTCGCGGCTCCCACCGTACCAGAACGCGCGAATACGCCCCGACGCGAGCTCCACCGCCGTGGCGGCGTGGACCTCCGGAGTGGATCCCGAGGAGGCCGTGTAGTTGTCGAGGGCAACGGTCCCGACCGAAACGGGTCCCGTGGTGTCGTCGATCCGAAACTCGGCGGGCGGCCTCGGGCGCACCCGGCTGAAAGCGAGCACGAACGCGAACACCACGAAGGACAACCAGAGGCCCTTGGCCCATGCATTCTTCATCGCCGTGCGAAGTATATCCAGAAGGCTTTGCCGGTCGGAGCCGGTGCGGTGTTCTGGCCTGCAGAGCCGTTGGCCCCTGAGCCCCGCAGTTGCGGGAAACGGGCTACAACCACGCCCGGCGGAAGTCCCACGGCGTCGATCACAGAAGCTCCGACGCGCATCCAGGAGAATCGAGCGCATGGAACGCGAGATCGATTTGATTCGCGAGCTCAGCGAGCTCACCGTGGCCAAAATCCACAGGGGCGGTACGCTTCCCCGCGCTTCCGAGCGGCGCTTCTCGGATCTGAAGACGTTCTACGAGGAGCTCATGATGCGGCGGGAGTCACAGCGAGTCCCTTCGTCGGAGCGTTACGACGTCGAAGAGATCCGGGCGCTCCTGCCGCGCCGGTTTGCGCTGCGAGTCCCGCTCCGGATGAGCCTGTTCTTCTGCCACGATGACACCTACGCGCCCGCTCAATCGGCCAACCTGAGCCACGGCGGATTGTTCGTCGGATCGGATGTCACCGTCGATCCCGGCGCTCGGCTCACGTTGTATATGCCGAACCTCGGTCGCGGCTTCGAGCACCTGTTCGAAACTCCCGCCGACGTCGTCTGGTCTCAGAAGTCGAGAGCGCTTCCGTGGCGCGGCATGGGTTGCCGGTTTCGGGATCTTCAGGAGATCGCCGAGGTACAGCTCGACGATTGCATCACCGGGTTTCTGCGGGACCGTCTCTCTCGGAGCAGCCCTGCTGTGATTCGGCCGAGCTGGATCGACGCGCGTCACCTAACGGTCTGAATCAGCCCTCGCCGGTCTCGGACGCTGGCGGCACGGTGACGACACCGTACTCTCGCGATTCCGGGCGAACCCTGGCGGCGAGCAAAGAGACGAGGAACACCACGACCCCCGCGACCTCGAACGGCACCCCGGGGCCGAATCGTCCGAAAGCGGCGCCGGCCCAAATCGGTCCGAAGATGCGTGCCAGACCTCCGAACGCCTGCTGGACGCCCATCACCTGGCCGAGCTCGCTCTTCTGGCAGCGTTGACTGAGCAGCGCGCTCGTGGCGGGAAACAGAAGCGCGGTGCCGATGGGCATCAAGAGCATGACGGGGACGAACAGGGCGACATTGTTCGGCAACGGCAGGCAGAACAGGCCGACGGCGAGAAGGAGCGCTCCGGCTCGCATCAGTCGGACTTCCCCGAAGCGCATGACCAGACTCCCCAGCACTCCGGCCCGCATGAAAACCGACACCGCGCCGAGAAGCGGGAAGATATAGCCGATATTCGACTCGTCGATGGCGAATCGATGCATGAGATAGAGGGCGAGAACCGCCGTCATCGAGCTGAACGCCGTCATCGCCACGGCGTAGATCACGATGAGCTCCGACGTCTCGCGCCCGGGGTGACGAACCGTCTCCCAGAACATCGCTCGGATAGGCCTTCTTCGGCCCGTCCCAGCATCTCCATCGGTCGTGCGCGACTCTGGAAGCAAGAAGAAGGCGAACACGAGGTTCAGCAGACAGAGACTCGCCGCGAGCAGGCCGGGAATACGGGCACCGAAGACCCACACGGCCGAACCGAGTGCCGGCCCAATCATGACCCCCGAGTTGGTCGCCGCCGAGAGCCATCCGAGCGCCTTGGCCCGGTCCTGGGGCGGCACCGAGTCTCCCACGTAGGCCTGCATGACCCCGGTCGTTCCACCGCTCGCCCCCTGGACGATCCGGCACAGAAAGAGCATCCCGATCGAGTCGGCGTAGGCGAAAATGAAAAAGGCAAGCGCGGAGCCAAAAAGACTCACCAGAAGCGCCGGTCTCCTGCCGAGCCGATCGGACATTCGGCCCCAGAGCGGCGAGGCGGCCACCTGCGCCACGGAGAACGAGGCCACCATCAGGCCGATCAGCGCGGCATCGGCATCGAGCCGAACGGCGTAGATCGGCAGCAGGGGGAAAACCATCGCGTAACCGAGCATGTCGAGGAAGGCGTTCAGAAACAGGACCCAGAGTTTTCGCAGGCTCAGCCGTTCCTCCCCGCGGACGCGAATCCGTCGCCGTCAGTATCTCACCTCCTTCTTGACCGACGCACCTGGCTTTTGTTAGCTTTGAGCCCTGATTCAGGGCGATTAACTCAGCGGGAGAGTGCTACCTTCACACGGTAGAAGTCGCAGGTTCAAATCCTGCATCGCCCACCATTTGGGCGGAACCGGCTCACACGGGAGCGAAATCCGTCAGTTCCTTGAACGCCTGATAACGCTCGTACACCTCTTCGCGGGTCAACCTCTGGAGTCTCGCGGTCCCCAGGTCCTCCACCGAGAACGAGCCGAGAACGCTCCCGAAAATAATGGCTTGACGC
The genomic region above belongs to Vicinamibacteria bacterium and contains:
- a CDS encoding Crp/Fnr family transcriptional regulator, with translation MMLGTAVAIDVKRSLSLVSEIRESLDAFGLPARRVRLPRRRLFSLQEGALSGLHLLIEGRAKLLRFSDGGRVILLDLVDAGDVFGEMSLVGDETMESSTYVEGITDSRVETVSPLSMERIVARKPTLGLSIARLIGRRRIEIERRLLTQVFERVPLRLARRLLCLAERYGLPEAAGGTLLDVALSQQDLANWIGASREMVSLTLSDFRRRGALRSSGRKLVVDVTMLRAIEAGETA
- a CDS encoding tetratricopeptide repeat protein, producing GGLQIRLSPEASARLGPRAGSDVDALAEYWRGRALLEHSDRPEDVEAAVSAFEAALVKDADLAEAQAGLGEAFWGLYSRTGEPAWVDRAIQASERALALAPSQQRVWLTLALVHNGTGRADLALEDLRRAISLQPNGDDAYRLMGGVLSELGRMEEALQAYDQAIERRPGYWRNHQRRGILLLRMGRYDEANQAFETVTQLQPDSTSGYQALGTLLQITGDLEGARQNYEKALQIAPTAGSYSNLGTIHYWDGRFEDAAEAYRHAIELFPRSALYHRNLGDTYTRMGQMHSAKASYGTAVSLLEQDLEVNPKDVVALTDLAVCMMKIGQLGRAEQHIHEALALAPDDGDVLYAQSVVAALAGRAEEALPLLRRAVENGVSFYLVERDDDLASVRSLPGYEAWLRSSSSPNRQGHRR
- a CDS encoding sialidase family protein, with the protein product MKNAWAKGLWLSFVVFAFVLAFSRVRPRPPAEFRIDDTTGPVSVGTVALDNYTASSGSTPEVHAATAVELASGRIRAFWYGGSREGAKDVSIYTAVFEPQTGRWSADEVLVSRRSAGRELGRYIRKLGNPMVTRDGNGRLWLFFVSVSVGGWSGSAINYKVSDDEGASWSRARRLVTSPFLNLGTLVRGAAFLYRDGTMGVPVYHELIGKFGELLRLDPDGRIVSKTRLSWGRSLYQPVVVPLTSSDAVALFRQSHARLARVFSARSSDAGVSFTSPEPTTLANPDAGIFALRSGEKQVLVAFNDSEVDRRNLKLALSGDGGRTFRIVFEVEPPSRSDGGAPRLAYPWLLESRIGELHLLYTWDRKRIEHVRFRGAWRHALAR
- a CDS encoding MFS transporter, with translation MRVRGEERLSLRKLWVLFLNAFLDMLGYAMVFPLLPIYAVRLDADAALIGLMVASFSVAQVAASPLWGRMSDRLGRRPALLVSLFGSALAFFIFAYADSIGMLFLCRIVQGASGGTTGVMQAYVGDSVPPQDRAKALGWLSAATNSGVMIGPALGSAVWVFGARIPGLLAASLCLLNLVFAFFLLPESRTTDGDAGTGRRRPIRAMFWETVRHPGRETSELIVIYAVAMTAFSSMTAVLALYLMHRFAIDESNIGYIFPLLGAVSVFMRAGVLGSLVMRFGEVRLMRAGALLLAVGLFCLPLPNNVALFVPVMLLMPIGTALLFPATSALLSQRCQKSELGQVMGVQQAFGGLARIFGPIWAGAAFGRFGPGVPFEVAGVVVFLVSLLAARVRPESREYGVVTVPPASETGEG
- a CDS encoding PilZ domain-containing protein — its product is MEREIDLIRELSELTVAKIHRGGTLPRASERRFSDLKTFYEELMMRRESQRVPSSERYDVEEIRALLPRRFALRVPLRMSLFFCHDDTYAPAQSANLSHGGLFVGSDVTVDPGARLTLYMPNLGRGFEHLFETPADVVWSQKSRALPWRGMGCRFRDLQEIAEVQLDDCITGFLRDRLSRSSPAVIRPSWIDARHLTV